A genomic region of Campylobacter corcagiensis contains the following coding sequences:
- a CDS encoding tyrosine-type recombinase/integrase: MKYKLDYKENFKASAIFWLSRFIKYKLSSLSNKELKDPKALNSVNFALTKGVETLDELDGLVKQARNAGITGINTYFNPLKKIFETIFFYELDSFKQIDEEFLSEVLASVTGGLSDATKKNYRIATLNFFSFLDKQNEENQVSHNFGIELKNWGGISGSMGTKLPEFMSEDELKEFLDAVEASDFKKNTNRNKLIIKVIIFTGIRVSEALNLKFRDISQEGDLFIFRIRGKGNKYRIVMVKKHLIEDHLNALETHYENKDGFVFINSKGRPLTQAYVSRIVEQILFKAGIRKAKNGAHMLRHTFATMLYKKHKDLVLVQEALGHANLNTSRIYTHFNSDKLRLAAQTAEEFME, encoded by the coding sequence TTGAAGTATAAACTAGACTATAAAGAAAACTTTAAAGCCTCAGCAATTTTTTGGCTAAGTAGATTTATAAAGTATAAATTAAGCTCACTGTCAAATAAAGAGCTAAAAGATCCAAAAGCACTAAATAGTGTAAATTTTGCATTAACTAAAGGCGTAGAGACTCTTGATGAGCTTGATGGGCTTGTAAAACAAGCTAGAAATGCTGGAATTACGGGCATAAATACCTACTTTAATCCGCTCAAAAAAATCTTTGAAACTATATTTTTCTATGAACTTGATAGTTTTAAGCAGATTGATGAGGAGTTTTTAAGCGAAGTTTTAGCTAGTGTGACAGGTGGACTAAGTGATGCAACTAAGAAAAACTACCGCATAGCCACGCTAAATTTTTTCTCATTTTTAGATAAACAAAATGAAGAAAATCAAGTAAGTCATAACTTTGGTATAGAGTTAAAAAACTGGGGTGGTATAAGTGGAAGTATGGGAACAAAACTTCCTGAATTTATGAGCGAAGATGAGTTAAAAGAATTTCTTGATGCTGTAGAAGCAAGTGATTTTAAAAAAAACACAAATAGAAACAAGCTTATTATCAAAGTTATAATCTTTACTGGAATACGTGTTAGCGAAGCTTTAAACCTTAAATTTAGAGATATTAGCCAAGAAGGTGATCTTTTTATTTTTAGGATAAGGGGCAAAGGCAATAAATATAGAATCGTAATGGTAAAAAAACATCTCATAGAAGATCACTTAAACGCTTTAGAAACACACTATGAAAATAAAGATGGCTTTGTTTTTATAAATTCCAAAGGACGCCCTTTAACTCAAGCATATGTAAGCCGTATAGTTGAGCAAATTCTCTTTAAGGCTGGAATTAGAAAGGCTAAAAATGGCGCTCATATGCTTAGGCATACTTTTGCTACGATGCTATATAAAAAGCATAAAGACTTAGTTTTAGTCCAAGAAGCCTTAGGTCATGCAAACCTAAATACATCAAGAATTTATACTCACTTTAATAGCGATAAACTCCGCCTTGCTGCTCAAACAGCAGAGGAATTTATGGAATAA